A genomic segment from Lasioglossum baleicum chromosome 5, iyLasBale1, whole genome shotgun sequence encodes:
- the LOC143208882 gene encoding uncharacterized protein LOC143208882 isoform X1, translated as MAHITAHDINKKPRTQDIKIKEDVTFFQMGFSEKILDGLFTCGFQKPSPIQLKAIPLGRCGFDLIVRAKSGTGKTLVFCVIALEMVDVQVSSVQALMLAPTREIAVQISEVCSSIGCEMNGLKVEVFIGGMALEGDKKKVNGCHVAVGAPGRIRHLIEKGLLSVENVRLFILDEADKLMESSFQKDINFIFSKLPRNKQVIASSATYPGDLEIFLSTYMCSPVLTFPDNDGPILLGLKQFVAIVPFHPNAMKQVQIKINELVRIFNKVQFKQSLVFSNYQSRAQSVCNKINSMGFTATYIAGNQDMQKRLEAINKLKKFKCRIMLTTDLTARGIDADNVNLVVNFDSPTDAATYLHRIGRAGRYGSYGISITIIADNELETFTQLLTSVGGLNFYVLKLPTDPGNIWTDPVSTFEKIHAASDIKENALKADIPIESVNNLTVTDDKITLENDKNVENNELSESGNNIITYNVQSSKNVKRNVKRNKVKAGSSRLEISREEDGGELEVKHYSISKPKVIHKFKLDPVADSPSHWQKVNEMTEFDVDLTDVREDDVADADIENIIGHLRYDYPVKKVDAESVIDNVNTEDATINETETPAVAQNHQDEINELISCFVTCVTDLNKYNSCANVNTEEAQIKQADVWKQKLNIEIGLLNYMMETMAESIQRSIHLEYIQGLKTLFLTQKHAVLCVYPEIRNEDEINDTYLFSGSLGGDLLQAYKEIEDFKSLHRKSDKEFYAYFPYPVKEDEHMPNLMLTKSDIEDYRSALRYLRSTPYPAETIVEIIKLIASISEAKKHDVMQKLQAQKERSLDELLMIIQNEATSDELSKDKCVQNDVDSSEKVEKEDITMDQEKLEQEKDANSEILREYSQEIRRNYNLQNSTCSTSLSESNNFKERASHRIAYTKSKFNRQKKSQRKSTSAKTKVEDTPTSFYRNSTFYNNVNAIVDSSDSSDKQSDSEDQLHSLEYVIRSHSNASPSTVKSRSRVNNKSEYYKYSSKFQEHQGRILDESTFTTSIKDSLNRHWGNKFVTESTDLYNSNYWQQSKHRIEPTHIHHSIPCIPQEDINSHLSNQFSHFNVPKNETSLYHSSNKHFNEDETNIEQFLASLRVETDCLHMELYKSQMRYGWTQND; from the exons ATGGCTCATATTACTGCAcatgatataaataaaaaaccacgCACAcaagatattaaaataaaagaagatgtcacattttttcaaatgggattttcggaaaaaattctgGATGGATTGTTTACATGTGGATTTCAGAAACCATCGCCGATACAGCTAAAGGCTATTCCATTAGGAAGATGTGGATTtg ATTTAATAGTGCGAGCTAAATCAGGGACTGGTAAAACCTTGGTATTTTGTGTGATAGCACTTGAGATGGTTGATGTACAAGTATCATCTGTGCAAGCATTAATGCTAGCACCAACCAGAGAAATTGCTGTTCAAATTTCAGAAGTTTGCTCGTCTATAGGATGTGAAATGAACG GCTTGAAAGTAGAGGTATTTATCGGAGGAATGGCTTTAGAAGGAGATAAAAAGAAAGTGAATGGTTGTCATGTGGCTGTTGGCGCTCCAGGTAGAATTAGACATTTAATTGAAAAAGGACTGCTATCGGTTGAAAATGTTAGATTATTTATTCTGGACGAAGCAGACAAATTAATGGAAAGCAGCTTTCAGAAAGACATTAA ttttattttttcaaagttaccACGGAATAAACAAGTTATAGCATCGAGCGCAACTTACCCTGGGGATCTCGAAATCTTTTTATCAACATATATGTGTTCTCCGGTTTTAACGTTTCCGGATAACGATGGACCAATACTTCTTGGACTCAAACAATTTGTGGCAATTGTTCCTTTCCATCCAAACGCAATGAAACAG gtccaaataaaaataaacgaaCTGGTCAGAATATTTAATAAAGTTCAGTTCAAACAAAGCTTGGTTTTCTCGAATTACCAATCAag AGCACAATCTGTGTGCAACAAAATTAATTCTATGGGTTTCACAGCAACGTACATCGCTGGAAATCAAGACATGCAGAAAAGACTTGAagcaattaataaattaaaaaaatttaaatgtaGGATAATGTTAACTACTGATTTAACTGCAAGGGGTATAGACGCAGACAACGTGAATTTAGTCGTTAATTTCGACTCGCCTACAGACGCAGCGACATATTTGCATAGAATAGGAAGAGCTGGACGTTATGGGTCGTACGGAATCTCGATCACAATAATTGCAGACAACGAACTTGAAACATTTACACAATTGTTGACTTCAGTTGGTGGTTTGAACTTTTATGTGCTAAAACTTCCTACGGATCCAGGCAATATTTGGACTGATCCCGTTAGcacatttgaaaaaattcatgcaGCATCCGATATTAAAGAAAATGCACTAAAAGCTGATATACCTATCGAAAGTGTAAATAATTTAACTGTAACGGACGATAAGATTACATTAGAGAACgacaaaaatgttgaaaataatgaaCTTTCAGAAAGTGGAAACAATATAATTACGTATAACGTACAGTCCTCGAAAAATGTAAAAAggaatgtaaaaagaaataaggTTAAAGCAGGTTCTTCACGTTTGGAAATCAGTCGAGAAGAAGACGGGGGAGAGCTAGAAGTCAAACATTACAGTATATCGAAACCAAAAGTGatacataaatttaaattagACCCTGTTGCAGACAGTCCTTCTCACTGGCAAAAAGTAAACGAGATGACGGAGTTTGATGTTGACTTGACGGATGTTAGAGAGGATGATGTAGCTGATGCTGATATTGAAAACATCATTGGGCACTTAAGATACGATTATCCTGTTAAAAAAGTAGACGCGGAATCTGTTATAGATAATGTAAATACTGAAGATGCAACAATTAACGAAACAGAGACACCGGCAGTGGCGCAAAATCATCAGGATGAAATAAACGAATTAATTAGCTGTTTCGTTACCTGTGTGacagatttaaataaatataatagttgtgcAAACGTGAATACAGAAGAAGCACAAATCAAACAGGCAGACGTTTGGAAGCAAAAgttgaatattgaaattggaTTATTGAATTACATGATGGAAACTATGGCGGAATCGATTCAAAGATCGATACATCTCGAGTATATTCAAGGGCTGAAAACATTGTTTCTTACACAGAAACATGCTGTTCTGTGCGTTTACCCAGAAATACGAAATGAAGACGAAATAAACGATACTTATTTGTTTTCTGGATCTTTAGGTGGAGATTTATTGCAGGCATACAAAGAAATAGAGGACTTCAAAAGTTTACATAGAAAATCTGACAAAGAGTTCTACGCATACTTCCCATACCCTGTTAAAGAAGATGAACATATGCCGAATCTCATGCTCACAAAATCGGATATAGAAGATTATCGCAGCGCATTGCGTTATTTGAGGTCGACTCCTTATCCTGCTGAAACTATAGttgaaataataaaacttaTAGCGTCTATTAGCGAAGCTAAGAAGCATGATGTGATGCAAAAATTACAAGCTCAAAAAGAAAGGTCGCTCGATGAATTATTAATGATAATACAAAATGAAGCAACGAGTGATGAATTAAGTAAAGACAAATGTGTACAGAATGATGTCGATTCATcggaaaaagttgaaaaagaaGACATAACTATGGACCAAGAGAAGTTGGAGCAAGAAAAGGATGCCAACTCTGAAATTTTGAGGGAGTACAGCCAAGAAATAcgtagaaattataatttacagaaTAGTACATGTTCAACTtcattgagcgaaagtaataaTTTTAAGGAACGCGCGTCTCATCGGATAGCATACACAAAAAGCAAATTCAATAGACAAAAAAAGAGCCAAAGGAAAAGTACGTCTGCCAAAACGAAAGTAGAAGATACACCTACATCATTTTATAGAAACAGTACTTTCTACAACAACGTTAATGCAATTGTTGATAGTTCTGATTCATCCGATAAACAGTCTGACTCGGAAGATCAACTACATTCGTTAGAATACGTTATAAGAAGTCATAGCAATGCTTCTCCATCAACAGTAAAATCAAGATCGCGCGTCAATAATAAAtccgaatattataaatattcttctaAATTCCAAGAACATCAAGGCCGCATCTTGGACGAGTCTACTTTTACGACATCGATAAAGGATTCATTGAACAGGCATTGGGGTAATAAATTTGTAACGGAGTCGACCGATTTATATAATAGTAATTATTGGCAACAATCTAAACATAGGATAGAGCCTACACATATACATCATAGTATTCCTTGTATTCCTCAAGAAGACATTAATTCACATTTATCTAATCAATTCTCACATTTTAACGTACCGAAAAACGAAACTAGTTTATATCATTCATCAAATAAACATTTCAACGAAGACGAGACGAATATTGAACAATTTCTAGCATCTTTAAGAGTTGAAACGGACTGTTTACACATGGAATTATATAAGTCtcaaatgcgttatgggtggaCACAGAATGATTGA
- the LOC143208882 gene encoding uncharacterized protein LOC143208882 isoform X2, whose product MCSPVLTFPDNDGPILLGLKQFVAIVPFHPNAMKQVQIKINELVRIFNKVQFKQSLVFSNYQSRAQSVCNKINSMGFTATYIAGNQDMQKRLEAINKLKKFKCRIMLTTDLTARGIDADNVNLVVNFDSPTDAATYLHRIGRAGRYGSYGISITIIADNELETFTQLLTSVGGLNFYVLKLPTDPGNIWTDPVSTFEKIHAASDIKENALKADIPIESVNNLTVTDDKITLENDKNVENNELSESGNNIITYNVQSSKNVKRNVKRNKVKAGSSRLEISREEDGGELEVKHYSISKPKVIHKFKLDPVADSPSHWQKVNEMTEFDVDLTDVREDDVADADIENIIGHLRYDYPVKKVDAESVIDNVNTEDATINETETPAVAQNHQDEINELISCFVTCVTDLNKYNSCANVNTEEAQIKQADVWKQKLNIEIGLLNYMMETMAESIQRSIHLEYIQGLKTLFLTQKHAVLCVYPEIRNEDEINDTYLFSGSLGGDLLQAYKEIEDFKSLHRKSDKEFYAYFPYPVKEDEHMPNLMLTKSDIEDYRSALRYLRSTPYPAETIVEIIKLIASISEAKKHDVMQKLQAQKERSLDELLMIIQNEATSDELSKDKCVQNDVDSSEKVEKEDITMDQEKLEQEKDANSEILREYSQEIRRNYNLQNSTCSTSLSESNNFKERASHRIAYTKSKFNRQKKSQRKSTSAKTKVEDTPTSFYRNSTFYNNVNAIVDSSDSSDKQSDSEDQLHSLEYVIRSHSNASPSTVKSRSRVNNKSEYYKYSSKFQEHQGRILDESTFTTSIKDSLNRHWGNKFVTESTDLYNSNYWQQSKHRIEPTHIHHSIPCIPQEDINSHLSNQFSHFNVPKNETSLYHSSNKHFNEDETNIEQFLASLRVETDCLHMELYKSQMRYGWTQND is encoded by the exons ATGTGTTCTCCGGTTTTAACGTTTCCGGATAACGATGGACCAATACTTCTTGGACTCAAACAATTTGTGGCAATTGTTCCTTTCCATCCAAACGCAATGAAACAG gtccaaataaaaataaacgaaCTGGTCAGAATATTTAATAAAGTTCAGTTCAAACAAAGCTTGGTTTTCTCGAATTACCAATCAag AGCACAATCTGTGTGCAACAAAATTAATTCTATGGGTTTCACAGCAACGTACATCGCTGGAAATCAAGACATGCAGAAAAGACTTGAagcaattaataaattaaaaaaatttaaatgtaGGATAATGTTAACTACTGATTTAACTGCAAGGGGTATAGACGCAGACAACGTGAATTTAGTCGTTAATTTCGACTCGCCTACAGACGCAGCGACATATTTGCATAGAATAGGAAGAGCTGGACGTTATGGGTCGTACGGAATCTCGATCACAATAATTGCAGACAACGAACTTGAAACATTTACACAATTGTTGACTTCAGTTGGTGGTTTGAACTTTTATGTGCTAAAACTTCCTACGGATCCAGGCAATATTTGGACTGATCCCGTTAGcacatttgaaaaaattcatgcaGCATCCGATATTAAAGAAAATGCACTAAAAGCTGATATACCTATCGAAAGTGTAAATAATTTAACTGTAACGGACGATAAGATTACATTAGAGAACgacaaaaatgttgaaaataatgaaCTTTCAGAAAGTGGAAACAATATAATTACGTATAACGTACAGTCCTCGAAAAATGTAAAAAggaatgtaaaaagaaataaggTTAAAGCAGGTTCTTCACGTTTGGAAATCAGTCGAGAAGAAGACGGGGGAGAGCTAGAAGTCAAACATTACAGTATATCGAAACCAAAAGTGatacataaatttaaattagACCCTGTTGCAGACAGTCCTTCTCACTGGCAAAAAGTAAACGAGATGACGGAGTTTGATGTTGACTTGACGGATGTTAGAGAGGATGATGTAGCTGATGCTGATATTGAAAACATCATTGGGCACTTAAGATACGATTATCCTGTTAAAAAAGTAGACGCGGAATCTGTTATAGATAATGTAAATACTGAAGATGCAACAATTAACGAAACAGAGACACCGGCAGTGGCGCAAAATCATCAGGATGAAATAAACGAATTAATTAGCTGTTTCGTTACCTGTGTGacagatttaaataaatataatagttgtgcAAACGTGAATACAGAAGAAGCACAAATCAAACAGGCAGACGTTTGGAAGCAAAAgttgaatattgaaattggaTTATTGAATTACATGATGGAAACTATGGCGGAATCGATTCAAAGATCGATACATCTCGAGTATATTCAAGGGCTGAAAACATTGTTTCTTACACAGAAACATGCTGTTCTGTGCGTTTACCCAGAAATACGAAATGAAGACGAAATAAACGATACTTATTTGTTTTCTGGATCTTTAGGTGGAGATTTATTGCAGGCATACAAAGAAATAGAGGACTTCAAAAGTTTACATAGAAAATCTGACAAAGAGTTCTACGCATACTTCCCATACCCTGTTAAAGAAGATGAACATATGCCGAATCTCATGCTCACAAAATCGGATATAGAAGATTATCGCAGCGCATTGCGTTATTTGAGGTCGACTCCTTATCCTGCTGAAACTATAGttgaaataataaaacttaTAGCGTCTATTAGCGAAGCTAAGAAGCATGATGTGATGCAAAAATTACAAGCTCAAAAAGAAAGGTCGCTCGATGAATTATTAATGATAATACAAAATGAAGCAACGAGTGATGAATTAAGTAAAGACAAATGTGTACAGAATGATGTCGATTCATcggaaaaagttgaaaaagaaGACATAACTATGGACCAAGAGAAGTTGGAGCAAGAAAAGGATGCCAACTCTGAAATTTTGAGGGAGTACAGCCAAGAAATAcgtagaaattataatttacagaaTAGTACATGTTCAACTtcattgagcgaaagtaataaTTTTAAGGAACGCGCGTCTCATCGGATAGCATACACAAAAAGCAAATTCAATAGACAAAAAAAGAGCCAAAGGAAAAGTACGTCTGCCAAAACGAAAGTAGAAGATACACCTACATCATTTTATAGAAACAGTACTTTCTACAACAACGTTAATGCAATTGTTGATAGTTCTGATTCATCCGATAAACAGTCTGACTCGGAAGATCAACTACATTCGTTAGAATACGTTATAAGAAGTCATAGCAATGCTTCTCCATCAACAGTAAAATCAAGATCGCGCGTCAATAATAAAtccgaatattataaatattcttctaAATTCCAAGAACATCAAGGCCGCATCTTGGACGAGTCTACTTTTACGACATCGATAAAGGATTCATTGAACAGGCATTGGGGTAATAAATTTGTAACGGAGTCGACCGATTTATATAATAGTAATTATTGGCAACAATCTAAACATAGGATAGAGCCTACACATATACATCATAGTATTCCTTGTATTCCTCAAGAAGACATTAATTCACATTTATCTAATCAATTCTCACATTTTAACGTACCGAAAAACGAAACTAGTTTATATCATTCATCAAATAAACATTTCAACGAAGACGAGACGAATATTGAACAATTTCTAGCATCTTTAAGAGTTGAAACGGACTGTTTACACATGGAATTATATAAGTCtcaaatgcgttatgggtggaCACAGAATGATTGA